A segment of the Flavobacteriales bacterium genome:
TGCGTTCGATGGCGTCCATCTCCTTGCCGCTCGCCTTCCATGCGCTCATGCCGCCTTTCAGGAAGCCGAGCACGTTGTCGTAGCCCACGCGGGCGAGGCGCGTCACCACTTCCTCCTCCATGCCTTCATCGGTCACGAGCAGGAGCGGATGCTGCACATCAGGGATCATGCTGCCCACCCACGGGGCGAAATCACCCTTGATGCCGATGTTGATGCTGCGCGGGATGAAGCCGTCCTTGAAGTCCTCAGCATTTCGTGTGTCGAGCACCAGCGCACCTTCAGCCTCGGCCACCAGCTCGAACTGGTCGGGTGTGAGTGCGCGCATGCCGCGTTCCTTCACGCTGTCCACGCTTTCGATCACGCCTTTGTTCAAGGCCACGTTCTGCGGGAAGTAGGCCGGCGGCGGAAGCAGGCCGTCGGTCACCTCCTTGATGAACTGCTCCTTCGTGGCCGCCTTCAGTGCGTAGTTGTGCTGCTTCTGATTGCCCAGCGTGTCGAAGGTCTCCTTGCTCATGTTCTTGCCGCAAGCGCTGCCGGCACCATGCGCGGGGTACACGATCACGTCATCGGGCAGGGGCATGATCTTGTTGTGCAGGCTGTCGTAGAGGAAACCGGCGAGGTCCTCCTGCGTCAGTGTGCCCATCTTCTGCGCCAGGTCCGGACGGCCCACATCGCCGATGAAGAGCGTATCGCCGCTGAAGATGGCGTGCGGCTTCCCGTTCTCATCCTTGAGCAGATAGGTCGTGCTTTCCATGGTATGACCGGGCGTGTGCAGTACGGTGATGGTCACCTTGCCCACGTTCAGCACCTCGCCGTCGGAAGCGATGTGCGCCTCGAACTGCGGATTCGCATTGGGCCCGTACACGATGGGCGCGCCGGTTTTCTTGCTGAGGTCGAGATGGCCGCTCACGAAGTCGGCGTGGAAGTGCGTCTCCAGCACGTACTTGATCTTGGCGCCGCTCTGCCTC
Coding sequences within it:
- a CDS encoding MBL fold metallo-hydrolase, with amino-acid sequence MKIEQIYTGCLAQGAYYIESNGEAVIIDPLRETHPYLERARQSGAKIKYVLETHFHADFVSGHLDLSKKTGAPIVYGPNANPQFEAHIASDGEVLNVGKVTITVLHTPGHTMESTTYLLKDENGKPHAIFSGDTLFIGDVGRPDLAQKMGTLTQEDLAGFLYDSLHNKIMPLPDDVIVYPAHGAGSACGKNMSKETFDTLGNQKQHNYALKAATKEQFIKEVTDGLLPPPAYFPQNVALNKGVIESVDSVKERGMRALTPDQFELVAEAEGALVLDTRNAEDFKDGFIPRSINIGIKGDFAPWVGSMIPDVQHPLLLVTDEGMEEEVVTRLARVGYDNVLGFLKGGMSAWKASGKEMDAIERIDAEEFAKRFHAGKLRVVDVRKDGEYEAEHVDGAWHASLQYINQNLAAFSKEETNYVHCAGGYRSMIAASLLKSRGYHNLVEVRGGFNAIKKTDVKVTDYVCPSTLKK